Proteins co-encoded in one Kutzneria chonburiensis genomic window:
- a CDS encoding class II glutamine amidotransferase — MVRGWPDSVSLLAQRLPVADLLTLDAPTDAALLWALVRHRLRAGQEPVDAVEAVMLEVAAAAPDSRLNLLLGNDELLVATAWWHSLWVRPGPGAVTVASEPIDDDPAWVAVPDHSIVFASKTTVDIRPLDPGRQEP, encoded by the coding sequence GTGGTCCGCGGCTGGCCGGACAGCGTTTCACTGCTGGCGCAACGACTTCCCGTGGCCGATCTGCTCACTTTGGACGCCCCGACCGACGCCGCCCTGCTGTGGGCGTTGGTCCGGCATCGGCTGCGGGCCGGGCAGGAGCCCGTCGACGCCGTCGAGGCCGTCATGCTCGAGGTCGCCGCCGCGGCGCCCGATTCCCGGCTGAACCTGTTGCTGGGCAACGATGAGCTGCTCGTCGCCACCGCGTGGTGGCACTCGCTGTGGGTGCGGCCCGGTCCCGGCGCCGTGACCGTGGCGTCCGAGCCCATCGACGACGACCCGGCCTGGGTCGCCGTGCCCGACCACAGCATCGTGTTCGCCTCCAAGACCACTGTGGACATCCGACCCCTGGATCCAGGACGGCAGGAACCATGA
- the egtD gene encoding L-histidine N(alpha)-methyltransferase, with amino-acid sequence MTNPVVENHLTADHMARALRNDVRAGLAGPLKSLPPKWFYDAVGSDLFERITELPEYYPTRAEREVLRARAGEIAAVTQARTLVELGSGSSDKTRTLLDALRDNGSLRQFVPMDVSESALRAAAETIVGEYPGLSVHAVVGDFTEHLALLPGEGPRMIAFLGGTIGNLLPAEREKFFRSIREVLEPGEWLLLGTDLVKDPGVLVPAYDDSAGVTAAFNRNVLRVVNRELDADFDPDAFAHVALWDAENEWIEMRLRALRAMHVRLPGAGVEIDFAEGEELRTEISAKFRREGAGAELAEAGFGLSHWWTDEAGRFAVSLSRAE; translated from the coding sequence ATGACCAACCCCGTGGTGGAAAACCACCTCACCGCCGACCACATGGCCCGCGCGCTGCGCAACGACGTGCGGGCCGGGCTGGCCGGCCCGCTGAAGTCGTTGCCGCCCAAGTGGTTCTACGACGCCGTGGGCAGCGATCTGTTCGAGCGGATCACCGAGCTGCCCGAGTACTACCCGACCAGGGCCGAGCGCGAGGTGCTGCGGGCCAGGGCCGGCGAGATCGCTGCCGTGACGCAGGCGCGGACGTTGGTCGAGCTCGGCTCCGGCTCGTCGGACAAGACCAGGACCCTGCTGGACGCGTTGCGGGACAACGGTTCCCTGCGGCAGTTCGTGCCCATGGACGTGTCCGAGAGCGCACTGCGGGCCGCCGCCGAGACCATCGTCGGCGAGTATCCCGGGCTGTCCGTGCACGCCGTCGTCGGCGACTTCACCGAGCATCTCGCCCTGCTGCCCGGCGAGGGGCCGCGGATGATCGCGTTCCTCGGCGGCACCATCGGCAACCTGCTGCCGGCCGAGCGGGAGAAGTTCTTCCGCTCCATCCGCGAGGTGCTGGAGCCGGGGGAGTGGCTGCTGCTCGGCACCGACCTCGTCAAGGATCCCGGCGTGCTGGTGCCGGCCTACGACGACTCGGCCGGTGTCACGGCCGCGTTCAACCGCAACGTGCTCCGGGTCGTCAACCGTGAGCTCGACGCCGACTTCGACCCGGACGCCTTCGCCCACGTGGCGCTGTGGGACGCCGAGAACGAGTGGATCGAGATGCGGCTGCGGGCCCTGCGGGCCATGCACGTGCGGCTGCCCGGGGCCGGCGTCGAGATCGACTTCGCCGAGGGCGAGGAGCTGCGGACCGAGATCTCGGCCAAGTTCCGCCGCGAGGGCGCCGGTGCCGAGCTGGCCGAGGCCGGCTTCGGCCTGTCGCACTGGTGGACCGACGAGGCCGGGCGGTTCGCCGTGTCCTTGTCCCGCGCGGAGTAG